Proteins found in one Neomonachus schauinslandi chromosome 1, ASM220157v2, whole genome shotgun sequence genomic segment:
- the CSTA gene encoding cystatin-A, protein MIPGGLTEAKPATPEIQEIANKVKPQLEEETNESYQEFEAVEYKTQVVAGINYYIKVRVGDNSYIHMKVFKGLPGPNPTLTLTGYQTDKSKDDEITGF, encoded by the exons ATGATACCTGGAGGCTTAACTGAAGCCAAACCTGCCACTCCAGAAATCCAGGAGATTGCTAACAAG GTTAAACCTCAgcttgaagaagaaacaaatgagagTTACCAAGAATTTGAAGCTGTAGAGTATAAAACTCAAGTGGTTGCTGGAATAAATTACTACATTAAG gtGCGAGTAGGTGATAATAGTTATATTCACATGAAAGTATTCAAAGGCCTTCCTGGACCAAATCCAACTTTGACACTTACTGGTTACCAGACTGACAAAAGCAAGGACGATGAGATCACAGGCTTTTAG